In Arctopsyche grandis isolate Sample6627 chromosome 13, ASM5162203v2, whole genome shotgun sequence, one DNA window encodes the following:
- the LOC143920912 gene encoding lysozyme-like, translated as MFRSACGIVVLVFGLSLCANVKADGVPPVTDVCLGCICEAVSNCNVTLACDGDTCGLFRITWAYWSDAGKPTLTNQSPDDTNAYSNCVTEPRCAARAVQGYMAKFGQDCNGDGVINCYDHMAIHKKGGYGCRSELPYEYTNKFNQCIDAVQKKQG; from the exons ATGTTCAGATCAGCGTGTGGAATTGTGGTGCTTGTCTTCGGACTATCACTCTGTGCCAATGTTAAAG CCGATGGCGTACCACCCGTAACAGATGTATGCTTGGGATGCATATGTGAGGCAGTTTCCAATTGCAATGTGACTCTAGCTTGTGATGGAGATACTTGTGGTCTATTCCGTATTACTTGGGCATACTGGTCTGATGCTGGAAAGCCAACGCTGACCAATCAGTCTCCTGATGATACTAATG ctTATTCCAACTGTGTGACTGAGCCACGCTGTGCTGCCAGAGCTGTACAAGGATATATGGCTAAATTCGGACAG GATTGTAATGGTGACGGTGTAATCAACTGCTACGATCACATGGCCATTCACAAGAAAGGAGGATATGGATGCCGAAGTGAATTACCATACGAGTACACAAATAAGTTCAACCAGTGTATCGATGCCGTACAAAAGAAGCAGGGATAA
- the LOC143920911 gene encoding low density lipoprotein receptor adapter protein 1-like isoform X1, producing the protein MSRNRNCVIRSSFCQAQKLCEDWTSNKGLGSELSLNPLGETTERTFRLKYVGVVPAERACSAPATAAAISQAVTQAKAAGKRKLQRVDVTVSPKGITVEDATTTERVLEVSIYRISYCSADAAHSNIFAFIASGPNDILECHAFLCSKRKLARAATLAAAQSFNAAYQMWQTNQEKRLILSDKNKKVDDMIPVFSAPKALLIDFGGESLINTPWVSFEEEGTLDLWSDAPAARLLNPVIS; encoded by the exons atgtctCGTAATCGTAATTGTGTTATACGGTCATCTTTTTGTCAAGCTCAAA AACTATGTGAAGATTGGACGTCAAATAAAGGCCTTGGATCTGAGTTGTCGCTGAATCCCCTTGGTGAGACAACGGAAAGGACCTTCAGATTGAAATATGTAGGAGTGGTACCAGCTGAAAGAGCATGTTCTGCTCCAGCTACTGCCGCTGCCATATCCCAAGCTGTAACACAAGCAAAAG caGCCGGAAAAAGAAAATTACAGAGGGTTGATGTAACAGTTTCGCCTAAAGGAATTACTGTCGAAGATGCAACTACAACTGAAAGGGTTTTAGAGGTTTCTATTTATAG GATATCATATTGTTCAGCGGATGCAGCTCATAGCAATATATTCGCCTTCATAGCATCAGGACCCAACGATATACTCGAATGTCACGCTTTTCTATGTTCCAAAAGAAAATTGGCTAGAGCGGCTACTTTGGCAGCAGCACAAAGCTTCAATGCAGCTTATCaa ATGTGGCAGACTAACCAAGAGAAGAGGCTTATATTAtcagacaaaaacaaaaaagttgACGATATGATTCCAGTCTTCTCTGCACCTAAAGCTCTATTGATTGATTTTGGAGGAGAAAGTTTAATCAACACTCCATGG gttTCTTTCGAAGAAGAAGGCACACTCGATCTGTGGAGTGATGCTCCAGCCGCCAGACTGTTGAATCCAGTCATCAGCTAA
- the LOC143920911 gene encoding low density lipoprotein receptor adapter protein 1-like isoform X3, translating into MSLLKKIWRNNSKHKKLCEDWTSNKGLGSELSLNPLGETTERTFRLKYVGVVPAERACSAPATAAAISQAVTQAKAAGKRKLQRVDVTVSPKGITVEDATTTERVLEVSIYRISYCSADAAHSNIFAFIASGPNDILECHAFLCSKRKLARAATLAAAQSFNAAYQMWQTNQEKRLILSDKNKKVDDMIPVFSAPKALLIDFGGESLINTPWVSFEEEGTLDLWSDAPAARLLNPVIS; encoded by the exons AACTATGTGAAGATTGGACGTCAAATAAAGGCCTTGGATCTGAGTTGTCGCTGAATCCCCTTGGTGAGACAACGGAAAGGACCTTCAGATTGAAATATGTAGGAGTGGTACCAGCTGAAAGAGCATGTTCTGCTCCAGCTACTGCCGCTGCCATATCCCAAGCTGTAACACAAGCAAAAG caGCCGGAAAAAGAAAATTACAGAGGGTTGATGTAACAGTTTCGCCTAAAGGAATTACTGTCGAAGATGCAACTACAACTGAAAGGGTTTTAGAGGTTTCTATTTATAG GATATCATATTGTTCAGCGGATGCAGCTCATAGCAATATATTCGCCTTCATAGCATCAGGACCCAACGATATACTCGAATGTCACGCTTTTCTATGTTCCAAAAGAAAATTGGCTAGAGCGGCTACTTTGGCAGCAGCACAAAGCTTCAATGCAGCTTATCaa ATGTGGCAGACTAACCAAGAGAAGAGGCTTATATTAtcagacaaaaacaaaaaagttgACGATATGATTCCAGTCTTCTCTGCACCTAAAGCTCTATTGATTGATTTTGGAGGAGAAAGTTTAATCAACACTCCATGG gttTCTTTCGAAGAAGAAGGCACACTCGATCTGTGGAGTGATGCTCCAGCCGCCAGACTGTTGAATCCAGTCATCAGCTAA
- the LOC143920911 gene encoding low density lipoprotein receptor adapter protein 1-like isoform X4, translated as MSLLKKIWRNNSKHKKLCEDWTSNKGLGSELSLNPLGETTERTFRLKYVGVVPAERACSAPATAAAISQAVTQAKAGKRKLQRVDVTVSPKGITVEDATTTERVLEVSIYRISYCSADAAHSNIFAFIASGPNDILECHAFLCSKRKLARAATLAAAQSFNAAYQMWQTNQEKRLILSDKNKKVDDMIPVFSAPKALLIDFGGESLINTPWVSFEEEGTLDLWSDAPAARLLNPVIS; from the exons AACTATGTGAAGATTGGACGTCAAATAAAGGCCTTGGATCTGAGTTGTCGCTGAATCCCCTTGGTGAGACAACGGAAAGGACCTTCAGATTGAAATATGTAGGAGTGGTACCAGCTGAAAGAGCATGTTCTGCTCCAGCTACTGCCGCTGCCATATCCCAAGCTGTAACACAAGCAAAAG CCGGAAAAAGAAAATTACAGAGGGTTGATGTAACAGTTTCGCCTAAAGGAATTACTGTCGAAGATGCAACTACAACTGAAAGGGTTTTAGAGGTTTCTATTTATAG GATATCATATTGTTCAGCGGATGCAGCTCATAGCAATATATTCGCCTTCATAGCATCAGGACCCAACGATATACTCGAATGTCACGCTTTTCTATGTTCCAAAAGAAAATTGGCTAGAGCGGCTACTTTGGCAGCAGCACAAAGCTTCAATGCAGCTTATCaa ATGTGGCAGACTAACCAAGAGAAGAGGCTTATATTAtcagacaaaaacaaaaaagttgACGATATGATTCCAGTCTTCTCTGCACCTAAAGCTCTATTGATTGATTTTGGAGGAGAAAGTTTAATCAACACTCCATGG gttTCTTTCGAAGAAGAAGGCACACTCGATCTGTGGAGTGATGCTCCAGCCGCCAGACTGTTGAATCCAGTCATCAGCTAA
- the LOC143920911 gene encoding low density lipoprotein receptor adapter protein 1-like isoform X2 — translation MSRNRNCVIRSSFCQAQKLCEDWTSNKGLGSELSLNPLGETTERTFRLKYVGVVPAERACSAPATAAAISQAVTQAKAGKRKLQRVDVTVSPKGITVEDATTTERVLEVSIYRISYCSADAAHSNIFAFIASGPNDILECHAFLCSKRKLARAATLAAAQSFNAAYQMWQTNQEKRLILSDKNKKVDDMIPVFSAPKALLIDFGGESLINTPWVSFEEEGTLDLWSDAPAARLLNPVIS, via the exons atgtctCGTAATCGTAATTGTGTTATACGGTCATCTTTTTGTCAAGCTCAAA AACTATGTGAAGATTGGACGTCAAATAAAGGCCTTGGATCTGAGTTGTCGCTGAATCCCCTTGGTGAGACAACGGAAAGGACCTTCAGATTGAAATATGTAGGAGTGGTACCAGCTGAAAGAGCATGTTCTGCTCCAGCTACTGCCGCTGCCATATCCCAAGCTGTAACACAAGCAAAAG CCGGAAAAAGAAAATTACAGAGGGTTGATGTAACAGTTTCGCCTAAAGGAATTACTGTCGAAGATGCAACTACAACTGAAAGGGTTTTAGAGGTTTCTATTTATAG GATATCATATTGTTCAGCGGATGCAGCTCATAGCAATATATTCGCCTTCATAGCATCAGGACCCAACGATATACTCGAATGTCACGCTTTTCTATGTTCCAAAAGAAAATTGGCTAGAGCGGCTACTTTGGCAGCAGCACAAAGCTTCAATGCAGCTTATCaa ATGTGGCAGACTAACCAAGAGAAGAGGCTTATATTAtcagacaaaaacaaaaaagttgACGATATGATTCCAGTCTTCTCTGCACCTAAAGCTCTATTGATTGATTTTGGAGGAGAAAGTTTAATCAACACTCCATGG gttTCTTTCGAAGAAGAAGGCACACTCGATCTGTGGAGTGATGCTCCAGCCGCCAGACTGTTGAATCCAGTCATCAGCTAA